GCATATCCGAAAACACTTCATAAAATAAAAGAAGTGGCCAAAGATTCCAATGTTTTAGTGCTTGAAAACTCTTTTGTAGACATTGAAGATATTCGTTTTCATGGAACTACTTTATGGACCGATTTTTCAATCTTTGGAAATCCTGTGAAATACGGAATGATCTGTCAACCGAAGATGAACGATTATAAAAAGATCAGGCGTGATCCGTCTTACTCAAAAATGAGAACCATAGACACGTTCAAAATTCATCAGCTTTCAAAAGTATGGTTGCAGGAGAGTCTTGAAGTTTCAAAAGAACTTAAAAATATAGTCGTTACCCATCATGCACCAAGCATTCAATCTGTACCGGAACATTATAAGGAAGATCCATTGACCTCTGCTTATGCATCCAATCTGGAGCATATGATTCTTGAGCATCAACCATTATACTGGATTCATGGGCATATTCATACACCGTGCAGGTATCATATTGGAAAGACCGAAATCATTTGTAATCCCCATGGATATATCGATGAAAAGTATAATGGATATGAGAACGAATTGATTGTTGAAATATAGGAAGAATTAGTTTGGCTTAAAAGGTTTGCTATTATTGGTGATAAGTAACTTCTGCTATTCCTTTCCTTTGACGAAGTGGTTAATGTGTCGTTTTTGCTTTACTATGTGCCTCTTTTGTCTTTTCCCGGTTTCCTCTTTTTCACTACCTTCGTGCCCTACAATCCATTTCCTATGGCTAAAAAGTCCCCTAAAGAATCTCTCCAGGAACCCGATTTTGTTTCACAGCTGGCTTTTGATGAAGTGTTACAGCAAGTAGAATTTGATCTCAGGATCAAAGAGTTTGTGGTAATGGAAATTGACAGAGCAAATTATATTATCAAACCTAATATGCCCTATCGCTCAGATTATTTCTGTATTTTTTTGGTTCAGGAGGGGAGTGTGGGGTTTAGATTGGATGATAAAAAATATATGGTCTATAAAGGAGATATTGTCTTTTGTCCTATGGCAGAGACTTTTTGGGTAGATGATATTGCGGATGATTATAATGCCAAATATATTTTCTTTTCGGTAGATTTTATTTCCCAGGCTGGTTTTAATTATAAATCTAATAATGTTCTGAAGAGTTTGTCATCAGACCCTACTCATATTGTAAGGAATGAACCGGAACTTTATAAAAGGTTACAATTCTACCTTGATGAATTGAAGATGTTGAATAACAAGGAGAAAGATAATTATTATTTTAACGAAATGATCTGGCACCACTTCTCGTTGGTTATCTATGAAATCGATAATTATTTCAAAAAAATTGAAAAGCCGCATTCGGTGACCCCTAGGGAAGACGAACTGACCACCAGTTTCTTTATACTTGTTCAGCAATATTTTAAAGACGAACACAATGTACAATTCTATGCGGACAAGTTATTTATTAGCCGGAAATATCTTACCAAAGTGATCAATAAAACAATGTTCAAAACACCTAGGGATATTATTCATCAGGTATTGGCAGTAGAAGCAAGATTATTGCTCA
This Chryseobacterium sp. G0162 DNA region includes the following protein-coding sequences:
- a CDS encoding metallophosphoesterase; this translates as MRIQIISDLHHEFGRTELCFDNADVIVLAGDINLGTKGIKWIKEIIPDKPVIYVLGNHEYYKGAYPKTLHKIKEVAKDSNVLVLENSFVDIEDIRFHGTTLWTDFSIFGNPVKYGMICQPKMNDYKKIRRDPSYSKMRTIDTFKIHQLSKVWLQESLEVSKELKNIVVTHHAPSIQSVPEHYKEDPLTSAYASNLEHMILEHQPLYWIHGHIHTPCRYHIGKTEIICNPHGYIDEKYNGYENELIVEI
- a CDS encoding helix-turn-helix domain-containing protein; its protein translation is MAKKSPKESLQEPDFVSQLAFDEVLQQVEFDLRIKEFVVMEIDRANYIIKPNMPYRSDYFCIFLVQEGSVGFRLDDKKYMVYKGDIVFCPMAETFWVDDIADDYNAKYIFFSVDFISQAGFNYKSNNVLKSLSSDPTHIVRNEPELYKRLQFYLDELKMLNNKEKDNYYFNEMIWHHFSLVIYEIDNYFKKIEKPHSVTPREDELTTSFFILVQQYFKDEHNVQFYADKLFISRKYLTKVINKTMFKTPRDIIHQVLAVEARLLLRNPNLNVNEVASKLKFSDQASFSKFFKKHTGRAPLEYRKDDLY